Genomic window (Pseudomonadota bacterium):
TTCTGGGTGGTACTGCGGTTATTTTTACGTTAGTCGGAATGTTAGCCGATCAATATCTCAGCGCCTTTACGGGGATTAATTATCTGGTGTTCAGTATGAACATCAATCGCATTTACCGACTTATGTATAACTGGGTTCTGGTTGCTTTGCCCATGTTTATCTTCATGGGCCTGATGCTGGATCGCTCAGGCATTGCCGAAAAGTTGATGAAATCGATGCAGAACCTTTTTGGCAAGGTTCATGGTGGCCTCGCCGTTACCGTCTGTCTGATTGGTGTTATTTTGGCTGCGTCAACCGGTATTGTCGGCGCATCAGTAGTATTGTTGGGGTTATTGACCATTCCGGCAATGATGGATCAAGGCTATTCAAAAACATTTGCCGTCGGAACAGTAGCCGGATCCGGAACCCTGGGGATTTTGATACCACCCAGTATTATGCTGGTTATCATGGCCGATCAAATGGCTCTTTCGGTCGGTGATCTTTTTATGGGTGCCGTTTTCCCCGGTCTGATCCTGGGATTTTTATATATTGCCTATATACTGATTTACGGTCTGATCAAACCGGACAAAGTACCTTTGGATCCGGAACGTAAACCTTTACAATGGCGTATGCTCTGGGATATCGTCAGAGACATTCTCCCTGCTGCCCTGCTTATCCTGGCCGTACTGGGCTCGATTTTTGCCGGCATAACAACCCCCACTGAAGCCAGTGGGGTTGGGGCTTTGGGAGCCATCCTGCTGGCCGCTGCCAATCGAAAATTCAATTGGACAGTTCTAAAGGAAGTTACCAAAGCCTGTTACAACACCACCGCATACATTTATGGCATTCTCATCGGGGCAACCGCTTTCGCCCTGGTCCTCCGAAGTTTGGGAGGCGATGAGTTTATTGAAAAAATCTTGACGTCGTTACCTTTCGGTCCTTATGGCGTCATGTTCTTTATCCTCTTTTGTGTCTTTTTTCTTGGCTTTTTCCTTGACTGGATTGAAATCACCCTCATTGTTCTGCCACTCGTTGCCCCTGTAGTTCAAAACCTGGGACTTTCGATAAACGGCTACGGTGTTGTTGATAATCCAACTCTCGTCTGGTTCGTTATTCTGATTGCCGTTACTTTACAAACATCTTTCCTTTCCCCACCAGTAGGCTTTGCATTATTCTACCTGAAAGGAATCTGTCCTCCAGAAGTAACCCTGGGTGATATTTACAAAGGGGTAATCCCTTTTATCATCCTGCAACTCATTGGTCTAGGCCTCATTATTATCTGGCCACAACTGGTTCTCTGGCTGCCGGCCGTAGCCTATCGATAAAAAAACATAACGGTCGCTGCGCGATCATTATGATCAGAATGGATTTTTTTGTAGTAGAAAGGAATGGTTATTATGGAAAACAATAAATACGCTTTTACGGGACAAAACGCTATTGTCACCGGGGCCGCCCGGGGTATCGGCGCCGGTATCGCTTTGGCCCTGGCTGAAGCCGGAGCCGGAGTAGTAATAAGCGATATCATCCCCGGGGATGAAACAGTAGCTAAGGTTACAGCCTTGGGACGTTCGGCCCATTATGTTAAAGCTGATATCTCTAAACCTGGAGACATTCAACACCTTGCCGCTACCGCCATTGAAAAGATGGGTCATATTGACATCCTGGTCAACAATGCCGGCATCGTCCATCGTGATTCGCTGATTGATACACCTGTGGAAACCTGGGATCGAGTGTGTAATATTATCATGCGGGGAACCTTCCTTTGCATCCAGGCCATCTACCCTCATATGCGTGATCGTGGTCACGGCAAGATTGTTAACGTCAGCTCCATTTCCGGTATTATCGGTGGCGCCGTTTCCAAATTTGATGACAGTCCAGAAATGCTGCGCGGCCGCTCGGGCCCGGCCTATGCCGCTGCCAAGGGGGGAGTTCTATCACTAACCCGCTGGTTAGCCAAGGATATCGCAAAAGATGGAATCTACGTTAACGCCATTGCCCCCGGAGCCTGCAAAACAGAAATGACCAAGGGATTTGATTACAGTGTTCAGGGACTACCCATCGCCCGTTGGGGCACCCCCGAAGACATGGCCGATGCGGTGCTTTTTTTAGCTTCCGCGGCCTCCAACTACATCACCGGCCAAGTACTGAATGTCGACGGCGGCTGGGTAATGGCATGATAAAACTATATTTTTTAGCAGGAGAATACAGTGAATATCGGAACTCTGTTAAGTAAATCGGCGCGCACCTATCCTGACAAACCGGCCATCATCCATGGTGAACGATGTTTTACCTATGCCCAGTTTAACGAGCGGACCAACCGGCTAGCCAATGCGCTGTCCCGCCAGGGTCTCAGGCGCGGTGATAATGTCGCCATCCTCCAATATAACTATCCGGAAACCCTGGAGTCTATCTTCGCTTGTTTCAAAACCGGCATCGGCGCCGTGCCCATTAATTTTCGCCTCCATCCCAAAGAATGTGCTTTTATCATCGACCATTCCCAAGCCCGGGCTGTAATCATCTCATCTGAGTTTAATGAGTCTCTGGTCGAAGTCAAAAAACGTATGCCGAAGGTCAAACTGATTATAACCACCAAAGATGCGACCGGCGATTTCGAAGATTATGAAAGTCTGCTTAGCGAAGCCGACCCAAACTGGAGTGATGTTTCCGTTGACCCCGACGACTTGGCATGGCTTTTTTATACTTCTGGCACTACCGGGATGCCGAAAGGGGCGATGCTGACCCACCGCAACATGTTGGCCATGATCATGAATTTCTATGCTGACATGGCTCCTCTGAGTCCTGATGACGCCATTCTCCATGCGGCCCCACTCTCGCATGGCAGCGGTATTTACGGCCTGCCGAATATTGCTAAAGCAGCCACCAATGTTATCCTTGATTCCAAGTCATTCGATCCGGAACTGGTTTTCCAAACCATTGAAAAATATCGCATTACCAATATGTTTGCCGCCCCGACAATGATCAAATTACTAGTCGAAAGTGAAGCTGTTGACCGCTACGACCACAGCTCTCTGAAATGTCTTAATTATGGCGGGGCCCCAATGTATGCGGAAGATCTTAAGTTGGCTCTGCAAAAACTTGGTCCCTGTCTGGTGCAGCTTTATGGCCAGGGTGAATCGCCGATGACGATTACCTATTTGCCTCAACGTGACCATCTTCGTAATGGGACCCCGGAGCAGGAAAAACGTCTCTCATCAACCGGTATTGAGCGAACCGATGTGGAAGTGAAGATTTTTGATGCTCAGGATCAGGAATTGCCGCCGGGAGAAATCGGTGAAGTCGTCACCAGATCAGATTTGGTGATGAAGGGCTACTGGCGCAATCCCGAAGCTACCGCTGAGACCATTCGTAATGGATGGCTTCATACGGGTGACATCGGCTACATGGATGAACGGGGCTATCTGTTTTTGATGGATCGCTCCAAAGATATGATCATCACCGGCGGGGAAAATGTCTACCCGAGGGAAATCGAAGAAGTCATGCTCACCCACCCGGCGGTACACGAAGTCGCAGTCTTCGGCATACCTGATCCCAAATGGGGTGAAGCAATCAAGGCAGTAGTGGCCCTTATTCCCGACCAGAAGGCAAGTGCCGAAGAGCTGATCAGGTTCTGCAGGGATAACCTGGCCGCCTACAAGAAACCAAAATCGGTTGATTTTACCGATGAGTTGCCCAAAAATAATTATGGCAAAATTTTAAAGAGAGTTTTACGCGATTCTTACTGGGAAGGTAAGGATCGCAAAATCATCTGATTGGAAAAGGATTTATGATGAGTAAAAGAAAAAAACTAGGGCGTGAGGTGGCCATAGTCGGTGCCGGCATGTCCCAATTCGGCCTCTTTCCTGAGAAGAATTCCAAAGATTTATTCCTTGAAGCTTTTTTAGAAATGCGAGACTCAGTTGATAAAGGAGTCGATCTCAAAGAAGTTGAGGCATTGTATCTGGGAAATTTCACCAATGATTTTTTCACCCATCAAGCTCATTGGGGACCCATCATCTCTGACATTATTGGTTTGGCACCACGTCCGGCAACGCGCACTGAAGGAGCGTGCGCCTCCAGTGCCCTGGCTTTTCGCGAAGGCGTTTTTGCCATAGCTTCGGGGATGTACGATATGGTGCTGGTGGGCGGCGTTGAACAGATGTCAGCCTGTAGCACAGAGCAGGTGGCTGAAGGGCTGGCACTTGGCACCATGCCCTATGAAGCCCTAGCAGGCTTTACCTTTCCGGGAATTTTCGGAGCCGTGGCAACTGCCTATTTTGCTGCGTTTGGTGCCTCCCGGGAACAGTTGATGGGGGTCACTATCAAGAGCCATAATAATGCGCCGCTGAATCCTAAAGGGCAGATCCCCCTGACGGTCAGGGATTTGATGAACAAAAAGGCCGCCTCTTTTAAACGTAAGGAGATGTCAGTTCCTTCATGGAGTGATGAACGAGATTTCCTCAGAGACCCGCAAGTCAATCCCATGGTTGCCTGGCCCATGCACCTGTTTGACTGCTGCCCCATCAGCGATGGAGGCAGTTGTCTATTGCTGACAGCAGCTGATATGGCAACTCAATTCACCGACAAACCACTTTATGTCGCCGGTATCGGCCAGGGAAGTGGCCGAGGTTTTCATGCTTCACCAGAAATCACCTCATTCGAGGCCACTAAATATGCCGCCCAGGAAGCTTACGGCATGTCCGGCATGAGCGCTAGCGATATTCAGTTTGCGGAAGTCCACGACTGTTTTTCCATTGCCGAAATCATCCATACGGAAGACTTGGGCTTTTTCGCTCCCGGTCAGGGAGGCCACGCAGTCAATGATAACCTGACTGCCCTTGATGGAATCATGCCCATCAACACTTCAGGCGGCCTGAAATGTAAGGGGCATCCAGTAGGAGCAACCGGCACGGCGCAAATGGTGGAACTCTGGAAGCAACTTCGTTACGAAGCTGGTGAACGCCAGATTCCCCAACCGGATTTACAAATTGGACTGGCACACAATCTTGGTGGCACCGGGGGAACCTGTACAGTAACTATCCTTGAACGGAGATAAATAATGGAAACAAAACCTTTTAATGATCATTCATTTTACGAATTCATCGGGCAACAGCAACTGATGGGATCTA
Coding sequences:
- a CDS encoding TRAP transporter large permease subunit, translating into MEVADYLVISMFVTFIGLMFTGFPISWVLGGTAVIFTLVGMLADQYLSAFTGINYLVFSMNINRIYRLMYNWVLVALPMFIFMGLMLDRSGIAEKLMKSMQNLFGKVHGGLAVTVCLIGVILAASTGIVGASVVLLGLLTIPAMMDQGYSKTFAVGTVAGSGTLGILIPPSIMLVIMADQMALSVGDLFMGAVFPGLILGFLYIAYILIYGLIKPDKVPLDPERKPLQWRMLWDIVRDILPAALLILAVLGSIFAGITTPTEASGVGALGAILLAAANRKFNWTVLKEVTKACYNTTAYIYGILIGATAFALVLRSLGGDEFIEKILTSLPFGPYGVMFFILFCVFFLGFFLDWIEITLIVLPLVAPVVQNLGLSINGYGVVDNPTLVWFVILIAVTLQTSFLSPPVGFALFYLKGICPPEVTLGDIYKGVIPFIILQLIGLGLIIIWPQLVLWLPAVAYR
- a CDS encoding SDR family oxidoreductase — protein: MENNKYAFTGQNAIVTGAARGIGAGIALALAEAGAGVVISDIIPGDETVAKVTALGRSAHYVKADISKPGDIQHLAATAIEKMGHIDILVNNAGIVHRDSLIDTPVETWDRVCNIIMRGTFLCIQAIYPHMRDRGHGKIVNVSSISGIIGGAVSKFDDSPEMLRGRSGPAYAAAKGGVLSLTRWLAKDIAKDGIYVNAIAPGACKTEMTKGFDYSVQGLPIARWGTPEDMADAVLFLASAASNYITGQVLNVDGGWVMA
- a CDS encoding long-chain fatty acid--CoA ligase, which codes for MNIGTLLSKSARTYPDKPAIIHGERCFTYAQFNERTNRLANALSRQGLRRGDNVAILQYNYPETLESIFACFKTGIGAVPINFRLHPKECAFIIDHSQARAVIISSEFNESLVEVKKRMPKVKLIITTKDATGDFEDYESLLSEADPNWSDVSVDPDDLAWLFYTSGTTGMPKGAMLTHRNMLAMIMNFYADMAPLSPDDAILHAAPLSHGSGIYGLPNIAKAATNVILDSKSFDPELVFQTIEKYRITNMFAAPTMIKLLVESEAVDRYDHSSLKCLNYGGAPMYAEDLKLALQKLGPCLVQLYGQGESPMTITYLPQRDHLRNGTPEQEKRLSSTGIERTDVEVKIFDAQDQELPPGEIGEVVTRSDLVMKGYWRNPEATAETIRNGWLHTGDIGYMDERGYLFLMDRSKDMIITGGENVYPREIEEVMLTHPAVHEVAVFGIPDPKWGEAIKAVVALIPDQKASAEELIRFCRDNLAAYKKPKSVDFTDELPKNNYGKILKRVLRDSYWEGKDRKII
- a CDS encoding beta-ketoacyl synthase N-terminal-like domain-containing protein, which codes for MMSKRKKLGREVAIVGAGMSQFGLFPEKNSKDLFLEAFLEMRDSVDKGVDLKEVEALYLGNFTNDFFTHQAHWGPIISDIIGLAPRPATRTEGACASSALAFREGVFAIASGMYDMVLVGGVEQMSACSTEQVAEGLALGTMPYEALAGFTFPGIFGAVATAYFAAFGASREQLMGVTIKSHNNAPLNPKGQIPLTVRDLMNKKAASFKRKEMSVPSWSDERDFLRDPQVNPMVAWPMHLFDCCPISDGGSCLLLTAADMATQFTDKPLYVAGIGQGSGRGFHASPEITSFEATKYAAQEAYGMSGMSASDIQFAEVHDCFSIAEIIHTEDLGFFAPGQGGHAVNDNLTALDGIMPINTSGGLKCKGHPVGATGTAQMVELWKQLRYEAGERQIPQPDLQIGLAHNLGGTGGTCTVTILERR